In Rosa rugosa chromosome 4, drRosRugo1.1, whole genome shotgun sequence, the genomic stretch ttTCGATTTGAAGCTCGCCGGTGAAAAAACCTAGAGTTTCTATCGCCCTCTTTGAGCCAGATGGCCCTGGACCGCTGCCTCCAGAAAGTTTCATCCATAGTCATGAGTTCGTTCAATCTCTTTGATTTGATTGTTGTTAGTGAATATGGGGGCTGTTTTCAAACATCTCTTggtatcaatttttttttgataagaaacTGCCTCTTGGTATCAATTAATTTTCAAACTATGTACGTACATTTGCATCAGTACGTAACCAATTTATTGCAATGCAACTTGATGATGTTCACCAACCAAAGCAAAAGAATTAAGACCTGAAATAGCTTCTACAATGACATCCGGAGACATGTCCTTCCTTAATTTGCAATCCGAGACTTGGACGGATCTTGCAAGTAATTTCTTCCTATATATCTTGACTTTTGATTCCCTTTATTCAAGTTGACGATTGATTCACTCTAATATTACTGTGAATTTGTCCTTGAAGAATTTAAACTAAATCAGGATTTGATGATTCCCAACCCCAGTGAAGAGGCTTGGACGGAGAAAGAGTGGACGACATGATCACCAATGTGGAGGTCGTGCCGTCCCATCGGAATTCTTCGAATCCCAGACCTGTCCACCACACTAAGGTGCTTGCACACATGAATGTTGAATCGGACTCGCTGTTGAGTCCTTGCCAGGACATGTACTTTCTCAAAGGCAACCAATTGTTTGTGTGGCACCCAGTGTCCGGCAGCAGATGGAGGGCTCGAGTACACTAGCAAAGTGTGAGACCCGTCTCTGTTGCCCACATTTCTCACATCCACATCGACAACGAGCGAAAGCTTGCTGCATTTCGCATGTGTCACGCGAATTGCCTTCCCCGCAGTTGCGAATGACCTAGTACTAGTACCGTTACCGGCACTAGTACTAGTCTCAGTATGGTGACCATCAAGAACGATTGCAACTACAGTGGGGGCGCTCGCTACGGTTTGCACAAATTTAGTGTAACCCAATCCATGTCCAAATGGGTATACTATTGGCCCTTTGTAGAATCTGTAGGTTCTTCCAGGGTACCCTTTTGATGGCCTTGACCTCATCCCCATGTCTGTCATTTCCAAATTTCTAAGATACTCGTCTGGGTACCATGTCATAGGCAGCTTTCCTCCTGCAATTAAATCAAAAGGAAATGAATACTTGATTCAAATTCGAAACACCAAATTGAACCAACAAAAGATATGACAATGCTAACCTGGATTTGATATTCCAAACACAATATCAGCAATGGCTTGTCCACCAGCTTGTCCTGGGTATCCGGCCCATACAATGCCAGCGATACGTGGGTCATTCTTAGCAAAAGTAACATCAACTGGGCCGCCAGACATCAAGACCAGAATGGTTGGGCCTTTAGAGGATGCAGCAACTTTAGATATGAGCTCTTGTTGCCGTCCAGGTAAAAGTAGCCCGACTCGGTCTCTGAACTCCGCCTCGATGGACTGGTCGAGGCCCATTACTAAAATGGTCGCATCGGCTTGACGAGCTGCATCAATGGCTGCACCAAACAATGTGTCGTCTTTGCAAGCTACATCGCTGCAACCCTGCTGGTGAACTGTCCTGGTGTATTTTCCTATTCCTTGTAGGGGTGTAGTGTACCCACAAGCAACACCTAGCAGAGTAGTAGTGAATAGCAGTGAGATATCAAGTAAAACTTGTTCACTAAACAACGTGCCGGCCGCAGAACATGTCACTAAATAAAACACTATCACATTATTCAGCGAGTATAACGATGCTTTAGCTGGTTTTGCATTTGTGTGCTTAATTGGTTACTTACCGGCATAGTTACCGATCATAGTAACAGTAACATCAGAATTGGGACCAATGACAGCTACACTGCGGTGGCGGCGGGTGGATAAAGGCAGGGAAGGGCCACGGTTCTTGAGAAGAACAATGCCTTGGGTGGCAGCGTCAAGAGCGAGTTGCTGGTGAGCTGGGCTGCAGACATCCCTGGGACCTAAATTAGCATATGGATGCGCAGATCCATCAAACATGCCCAGCCTCATTTGGACTGTGAGTGTATTAGCCAATGCAAGATCGATATGATCAACCTCACTCAACAAACCCTTCTTCACTGCATCCTCAGTGTGCAACCCCAGGAATGGTCCACAGTCTAAATCCAAACCTGCTTTGAGGGCAGCAGCAGCTGCTTCTTCTGGTGTTGATGTGTAGTGTTGGTTGTCATAGAAAACGCCCACTGAATCGCAATCAGAGACAATGTAGCTGCAGTTTAGCATTTTAGCATTAGTAAAATAGTAGAAGAACGGAGCTAATAATAGCATTACGGAAAAGGGCCTGATCCAATTAGTACTAGTTACGTACCCATCAAGCCCCCATTGAGCACGTACAGTTTTCTTGAGGAGATTAGGATCTGCACAGGTTGGGACACCATTGACCTGATTGTAAGAGCACATAACACTCGCCACCTTTCCATCTTGGACGCACATCCTGAAAGGAACGTCGAATGTGTCCTCCATGTCCTGCTTGCTAACCTGCCCAGTTATCCATTTCCCAGTTAATATATACGTTAAGATTCAAAACGTATCACTGTCATCACCACTTGacagcaatatatatatatatatatgtgtgtgtgtgtgtgtgtgtgtgtgtgtgcaggcGCCACACGGATGAGAGCTTAGCATACTTGCACTTTTGTCAAAGTCTATTAATGTACTGGCTATCGAAAGTTATGTGGTGATTAGAAACATCTTTGTTGGATAGAGTATGATCTAGCAAATAGATTGTTTTGCTCATTGATGATCTGATTGTTTTGCGTATGTGACATTCTGAATCCTCCCTATATGACACTCTAAAAATTCTACCTTATTTCGACATGAATTCAATGTACAGATGTTATAGTGCAAGAAATTATGTAAACCTATATATATGCCTGTTGATCTAGTTGtttcttcagacaagaaaaatCAATTGTTCTTATAATTGGtttgcttttctttctttgatGAGATAAAGGTCCTAAAATCCACAACCATGCATATACTGTGTGGGCACGCTAGAAAGAACAATTAAAGTCAAATTTAAGATGAGCCAAAGAGATTAGTATACAAGTCTTTGTACTcgggaaaagaagaaagaaaagtatTTTCGGCTAGATAATAAAAATTGTGGAAAGAAAAAGTGTTTCGGGGCAAAAGATCTAAAGTACAGTATTGGTTGCAGCATTAACTAAGGCACTAATGAGTTTTAGAATAAATAAAGCATCCTGTATCCACTTGCACAATATTCACTCTGATATCGACTTGCACATTTACTTTGATTTCAACAATAATatcatcaatatatatatatgtatgaggAGGAGTCTCATGGGGTTGCCATAAATTTCCAAGAGTAGCTCAACAACTTACTAGGCTACTACACACATATATAACTGGCATGCATTACCACCGAATATGCATGATATCTATTAATTTATTAAACGTACCTACTGTCACATGCATGTATGTTAAGCACATGAATATGATCAAGCATATATATTATGTTGTGGTAGTACGTACTAACCCTAGCGTTGAAGTGAAATCGATCGACTCCATGCCAGTTATCAAGGTCGTAAGCCGTGAAGTGTTTACAGCAAGCAGCCACCTTCAACTGGTGACCGCCGCCGTCATTGCCCTGTAAACCCCTGACGTAGCTGGCAGCATATGCTCCGACCACCACCGGATCTTCACCGGGAGTTTCCTGTCCACGGCCCCATCTCGGGTCTCTGAGTACGTTCACATTTGGACTCCAATACGTGAGCCCGCCCATACCTCCATTATACATTGCTCTGGCTTCGTCTGACACAACCTGTATATAACATTACTATACTTTAAGATCGAAAAgcatttaatttttcattcaaaAAATTCATGAATGACCCATCTATTCACTCCAAATTGAGCAACCAGGCAGAGCACGCAATTGATGAGTGGCAGTGCGACATGCAACTTGAAAGCGAATCATCTATCTACAGCTTGCTTACATAGAAAAGCATAAAAGCACTCCAGAATATATACTTGTAACTGTAACTGCCCCACCTTTAGAGCCCCACTTGTTATATATATTAACATCCAATTCATTGATTTCAATGAAAAAAAGTATTTTCAGACCTATCCAAAATGGTGGAAATTTAAGGTCATTTAAGTAAGCTTCAACTTCTAACACATTAGGTATAAAACAATTTTACTAAACATGCAACGAAATTTGAGAGAAATGACTAACTATTCTTGAAGATAATTTTATCTTATATTTATTATAAGTATTGCGTCGACGCAGTGTATTATAAAGATGTTATTTCACTTGTTTGGTCTGAAACTATTAAGATATATAGCAGCACTATCCAATATCTAAAATTCTAAATACACGGAAAAAAACTTTAACATGCACTAAACTGACAAAGCCATGCCTCTGCATGACTCCCTAGAGGCTAATAGGCTCATACGCATATACGTATAAAAAGTGCCCATATCTATAGCTAGTACTATTATTCCAAATTCCAtcgaaacaaaaacaaaagaacagaAGTACAGAACCCAAAGTAATCACAAGGTTACCTTTAATTATATCAAACATTAATTATAATTAGAAATGAGCCACCAAAATTGATGAACAATAATAATAGTTGATGGATCTGAGTGCGTACCCGTCCGATGGCTTCCCACAGAGAAGCATTGAAGGAAGCAGCGGTGGTGATGACCTGAGGGAAGCTGGTGGCTCCCGGAAACTCCCCGCCAAACTTGGTTCCGGGACCCACATTGGAGACCCCATGAAGTGCCTCCGACCACCATTCATAGTCTTTGATCCCAAGGCGAGGCACGGCCTTGGCAGTGTTCACCAGCAGCTTCACCTTCTCTTGCAACGTCAGCCTTCCGATCAGGTCCCTCACTCTCACATGTATCGGCAACTTTACGCGGCAAAACGGCAAGTCCTTGGTGCTTGCGTCTTGCGGGTTGCAAGCGAATGACGTCGGAGACTCGCCGGCCGCTTTGCTGCTAGTTGTTTGCAAAaggatgaagaggaggaaaagGCAGAGGGAGGCCgtcgtggtggtggtggtggtggaagcCATTTTAAAAATGGATAAAGGCTCTTAAGGATCTTGAGAGGAGTGCATATATATGCTAATGGAGTACTAGTATATATAATAACATATACAGGGGCATATGTAAAGGTGAAATATTaagttaatgattttggatgATATTCATGGATGATGTAAGAGAGAAGATAAGTGATCAAGTGAAACTCTTCTGTTTTGATGATTAGGCTGCGAATTGGGTGATCGATCATCATGTCTTGTAACTGCTCAGGTTGTTGACACTAATATAACCAAGCTGGATTGTTGGATAACAAGATCCATTCATTGAATAAACCAGCTAGCTAGCACTTACCATTTGAGATTGGCCAGGGACAGGTAGCTAGCTTGCAAGTAAATAAATTAaccagaaaagagaaaaaagtgtGGGTTTAGCGTTTAGGCAGGCCCATGGGAGTGGTTCATTGGTTCAAAAATAACGGATAGGCATTGGTCATTCATCATTGGGTGGTCCACTTCCAAAGATATGGCGGGTCTCACAGTGAGAAAATCATTAGGCTTATCTGGTAAGGATTAGATTATCTAACATGGATCATTGCCTTGTATGTTACGGGATCCAATATCAAATTTCTACTTAGTCACCAGATTGCCTTGCTTGTGAAGCATAAGCTATAACAAGCAGGTACACATTGACATTTTCATTATATAGGATCATCACCATTGGAAATGGTATGCATTCTACACTAATGGTCACAGATCGATCACATATACAATCGTTTATGTTTCTTAATTTAGGAATGGCTTGGTGCAGGTGGCTTCACTTAGAAGAAAGGTTACACAGGTTATAGATTAGTAAGTAGCTTTCCATGGACAATGAATTTCTCTGTATATGAGTGCGTTGCTTTCATATCACAAAGCAAAGCAACGTACGGCAATGGATTGAATTCTATGACCACCTAAATAAAAATGCTATATACGGGATCGCACTATATTGTATATAATATATTATGATGGGTAGGTATCTAGGAAGCATACTATAATATAGTGTATGTTGGTCCATCAATGTTTTGTTGGGTCatgggaaaagaaaagaaaacaacttgTGTGCGGGAGCTTTCATGTGGAACATGCATCCATGTATATGGAACAGCTCCTTTCGGAATGCCCATCACTTCTGTAGCAGTCTGGTTTGTCCGCCTCCATTTTTCCATTGGAACAGTTCCTATCTTCATTATTCTCTACCTCACTAATTTTATCCAAAAACTTGGGTCCACAGAAGACTCTTTGCAAAAACACATCTTACCAACCCCAGATAATATAAGAGTGGCCAACTTGTTTTCAGTATCACTATACTGATAATCATTATCACTACAATGATAATATTGAAGAAAAGTCGTGTTACATCTCAGAGCGGCCAACTTTGTTTGGCGTTCGTAGCTCAAATATTTGTTAGTAACTTATTACTAGCTTACTAGGTCGGTAAGATTAGAGCTTGTTTCACCCCAAGATCACAGAAGCTTCCTGTGCACAGCTGAAGAGGGATTGGATGCACTTCTTCCTACTTTTGGGTTGCAAGAACAAAAGGAATGAATCCATCCTAAACCAAAGTCTCTACAATTGCACAATAGATGAGGAGCACTATAGAGTTTGCTTAAATTTCGGCCTAAGATTTACTTTTAGAAGATCTAGCACTATAATATCTTGTAGCAGATGAGAAATGCGAGAGCACAGCGCAAGAATAAGTAAACTGAGTTCATGGTATGACTGAAATAACAGGACATAATAACCAGAAATCCAGAATATGGGATGCTCTGTCCATCACTAACAACATGATTTGATTACAACAAAGGGAGGGAGGTAACAGAATCATACAAGGAATTTCTTGACATATTCAAACTATAACTTCAAAATCTATTCAATACAAACCAACAGAAATGAAGGTCTATTACACCTATGTTAACTCTGTAAACTAAATGTAATAGCATTTTGTCAAAAGTCTCAGGACTGCATACCAGTGTTTTGGCAACCCTAACGAAATCTCCCATGTCAAAAATCTCAGGACTGCATACCAGTGTTCACGCCTCTCTACCGTATTAAGACCTAGTATCATGTATGGATCCATGGGAAGTAAAATAGATTCCTTGATCACTAGTTTCGTCAGGATCTCTTCCTTACATCTTTTTCTTCGTCATTTCCGCCCACCTAGCAAAGACATTGGAGAGTTCAAACTTACCAGCGAGCTTCATCTTTTGAGCCATCTCCACAAGTATGTCAGGTTTCCCAGCTTTGGAGAAGTCGGCGGCAAACTTGTTGAAGTCAAGCTGAGGAATTTTCATTCCTTTCTCTATCATCTCCTCTAGATATTTGCAGGCCTCCCCTGTTCTTCCCTGGCATATTAGACCTCCAATGAGAACAGTATATGCGTTATCATCAGGGCAACAGCCCTTCTCAATCATCTCATCCCATACTGCACGACCCATGTCATAATTTCTTGTCTGAAAATAAGACTTCATTATCATGACATAGGTGTGTATTGATGGCTCAACTCCATTTTGAATCATCTTCTTGTATATCCTGACCGCATCATCTGGCATTCTCTGCCTCGTCATCAATTTGATCAAGGCATTGTAGGTCACCCCATCAGGAGTGCAACCATCTTGCTTCATTGCTTTCAATAATCCATGAACCATTTCCATCTTGTTCTGATTTCCAAACCCTGTGATTAAGCTTGTGTAAACCACAACACTTGGCTGGCACCCAGATTCACGCATTTCATCAAAAAAGTCTATTGCTTCTTTCATCTGTTTTTGCTTGCAGAAGTTCTGAATCAGAATACTATAGGTTCTAACATTAGGTGATGGACCCTTGGCTTTCATGATCTCAAACAATTTGATAGCATCAGACCTCTTGTGACTCCTCAACAAACCTCCAAGCATGATATTATGTGTAACAATATCAGGCGTAAACCCCTTATCAATCATTTCGTTCCAGACCTTCCCCGCCTCCATTAAATTCTTCACCCTGCACCACCCATCAAGCAGCACCGCATAAGTCTGTAAATTTGGGGTAAACCTCCCTTTCAACTTGTCAAAAAGAACTTGCATTTCTTTCCCTAGCTTTGCCCTTCCGAGAGTATCAAGCAAGCAATTCACGGTATCGACACCATATTTGAACTTGTAATACTTCATGAGCTCAAAGATTCCAACAGCTTTCTTCCTCTCTTTGGCGGCAGCAAAAGCTTTGAAAGCAATCACAAAAGTTTCCATTGTCAGTAGTCCTTTGACTCCCATTTCTTCGAGCAGCGATACCATAGTCTCAAACTGTCTAGTCTTCCCTAAAATACTCATCATGGAGTTATAAGTCGTGGAATCATGCTCAAAACCAGGCTTCTCCCCAGCCCAACAGAAAAACCGAAATGCAGGTTTTCTAGCATGGTGGAAGCGTCTCAAGACGGCCACAACTAAATCATGGGATAATTCAACACCACATTGATCGAGAACCGCCTCCATATTCCTATCCAATGCAAACAATTCATCAATCACCTTACATACCCTATCAACCTCCTCCGGGTCAGCACCCTCATTTTCAACCCCtccatcctcctcctcctcaccatCAGAGGTGACACTAGAAAAGCCCCTATTTGGTAGCAAATGACCAACGGGTTTAATTGAAATTGAGAAACTTGAGAtaattgaagatgatgatgaggcTAGCATTTTTTCTTGTAGAGTAAAGAGTGAAGTGGGGTGTGGCAAAAGAAACGGAATTTGACCATGAGAACAATGGAGATTACTATGAGGAGGAGAATTAAGCAAACCAGGCAGGGGCAGAGAGCCACCAGTAGGACGGAATCCTTGTTCTCCGCGACCTCGTTTTTGCTGCCCTCCTGGGCTTCGTCCCATCTCGGCGGCGGAGCGATAGCGGCAGCGGCGGTGTAGGTAGACATCTGACTGAGAGTGGCGGCGGAGAAACAGCGGGTACTGTTGGCTgaatttgcttcttcttcttagaAACACTGACATTGAAGTTGAACACCCATCAACTGAACAATCCGAGTCTCACAGAGTTGAGAGTTGAGACACTGGTCAGTGGTCACCACAGCTTAGGTATTTTGGGCCTAGGACTGGTCCAATTTTATTGGGCCAGTTTTTattgaacatttttttttttttttctgaaccCTTCTTTCTTCATTATAGATAGTTTTCTTTTCCCGCCATCTTATGAGACTCTAAGGCTGTGTAATTGGTACATTAGATTGGATTTGATTAGAAAACCAATCATGATCAAGCTTGACTAGATTGGAAATGTCCAATTCCTGTCCAATATTACGTTTGGTGAGTAGTTATCCAATTATGGCTGATTGGATAAAAGCCAATGTGATTGAATTCCATCTTACATTTGTCTCAGCAAAACCCCCAATAATGGACTCCTCATCCCCAGTCTCTCTCGCCTCGCCAAAATCCTCTGAAAAAACTTCATCACCTCTCTAATGGAGGTCGCCACCTTCCGAATACCGTCTTTCAAGGAAGTCACCTACTTCATCTCGAGTCTCAAGTCGTCGGATCGAATAAGGCGCTCCAGGAGTGCAACAAGAAGCTCGTTGCCTCCGAACTCCGCGACGGGGCCATGTGGGGTGTCAAATTGTTCGCCTGAGTCTGAGCCCTGGATTTCCGGGCTGCCAACGCTTTCAACATGATAATCAAGTGCCTCGAGTCTCGAGTGGAGGAAAGAGTTCGAAAGCAGATGGCATCGTTGAGGAAGACCTGGGATCTAAAAAGCTTGGAGGTGTTGTTGCTTATATGCATGGGTTTGATAAGTCGGAGATGGCCGCAGATGGCCAGAAAGTTGTGACGAATCTTTACCATGAGTTTAAGAAGATGAAGGTCGCCGAAAAAGAGAAGAGTTGGAAAGGTTATGTTTATCGTTGAGATCAAAGACGGGACTTGCGTGACTGGATTTAATTTATCTTACCATCAAACATCACAAGTGGCCTGATTGGATATATGTATTCCTATCCGCTATAAATCAGGCAAAACAAACGCGACCTAAGTGCTATCAAATCAATTAACAAAACAAACTGGATGTGTAAGTACAATGAGTTTGAGTGTGTCAACCTCAGTGAGTAATGAAGCAATGATATGCCCATTTGAAGCAAAGAAAACCCCAAATGAGTAAGGAAGAGGCCTCAAGCTTCTCGACATCCAATTAAGCCATCGAGTTCATTAATGTCCATAACTTagttttgtgccaaacaagtggCACATCCACCACTTCATATGTAAAGAAAAGGCCTCTGCCCTCCTATTTCACAACCTATATGCAACTAAAAACATTTCTTTGTCACAGAAACATGAATAATGTGCTACTAGCCAATACCAGACCTTCACAAACTCAGATCATTGTCACAGTTTAGTGACAACTTTTCCTATTAGTACAAGAGGATCAAAGAAGACTCGTCCACAGCATAAGACGAAATCCAAGGTAAAAGTAAAATCATATTAACCATGTTCGCTTCCTGCAATAGTCACAAAAAGAAGCAAGAAGCTTTCTCGATTTGAGATCGAAAGCACCCAACTCTATGATATCTACATTACTTGCAGGATCATCTAACAAAACAGAGCTCCCATCATTTTCTCAGTAGTCATGAAATCTGTCACTGCAAAGATGCTAGAGGTATGTGGCTTGAATTGCAAGAACGGTTTTCTTATACCAATATTGTTCAATTGTTTCATATAGAGAATGCAATTCACAATTGTGAACAAGGCACCGGTTCTGTGACTTCCTTCTTCACCAAGCTCAAAAGCCTCTGGGATGAGAGAGATGCACTCTGTGAGATTCCTCCTTGCAGCTGTGAGACGGCCAAACAAATCAAGGCCTACATGGAAACTCAGAAGACAATGAAGTTTCTGATGTGTCTCAATGATACCTATGCTATAGTCCGTAGCAATACAGTGGCTTTAGATCCACTCCCAAGCGTGAATAAGGCGTACTCGATGGCACTACGCCATGAGAAGCAAGCAGGAGTATCGAGTGGGAAGGCATTAGCTCAACCTGAAGCAGCTGCTTTTGTTGTGAAAAAGACAAGTCGTGATCTTGACTCTGGAGAAGGTGAAACCAGGTGTGAAAAGTGCCACAAAACCAATCATAGCACCAAGAATTGCCGAGCACATCTCAAGTGCACATTCTGTAATTGGAAGGGCCATACATATGAATATTGCCGCAGAAGAAAAGCTGCTGCAGAGGGAGGACAAGGACGTCCAAAAGGGAATCATGTAGCTTCCATGAATGACAAAAGAGAGGGTGTAACCAATTTCCCGTTTTCACAAGAAGAATGCCAACAGATCATGAGCCTGTTGAGTAAAAACAAGGCTGCTACAGCCAATCAAGTCGGTAATGTCCCAAATTATGATGAACTCTCAGGTAAAGCTTTCTCTTTTCCTCAAAATGGCAAAGAAAGTTTTTGGATATTGGACAGTGGTGCAAGTGATCACATAGTTTATACTCCTTCCCTTCTCACCTCTTTGAAACCTGTTCACAATCGTTTTGTTAAATTGCCGGATGGTACTTCGGCTCAGGTCACTCACATTGGCAAAGTAGTTTTTTGTCCCCATTTCATTCTCCATAACGTCCTATGTGTACCACTCTTTTATTTGAACTTGATCTCTATCAGTAAATTGGCACTTGATTCATTTTGTATCACCATCTTTCTCAGACAATTTTGTGTCATACAGGACTTACGATCGGGGAAGATGATTGGGATGAGAACTGAGCGAGAGGGACTCTACTGCCTCAACCCAATATAGAAAGGAACATGCAACTCTGTTCATAGCCACACACCCAACCTTTGGCATCAACGCCTCGACCATCCTTCTAGCAAagtttctttattatttccctTTTCTGCAAATAAAGCTTGTGATACAAGCCAATGCTCTATTTGCCCTTTGGCCAAACAAACCAGAATGTCTTTTCCCTTACGTACTATCTCAAGTGAGTCTTCTTTTGATTTAATACATGTTGACATTTAGGGTGGTTACCATGTACCTTCACTTTCTGGTGCACAATATTTTCTTACCATAGTTGATGACCATACTAGGAGCACTCGGGTATATTTGATGAAGCACAAGTCAGAAACACGAAACCTCCTAGTTAATTTCATTCACTTGGTTGAGAATCAATTTGATAAGAAGGTCAAAGTTGTGCGTAGTGAAAATGGTCCCGAGTTTAAACTCGAACAGTTTTATTCATCGAAAGGGATAATTCATCAAACTAGTTGCGTCaacacaccacaacaaaatggtgttgttgAACGCAAACATAGGCACTTGCTTAATGTTGCTCGAGCCATTCTTTTTCAAGCCAACTTACCTAAACATTTTTGGGGGGATGCTATACTCACCTCAGCTTATCTCATTAATAGGACTCCCACACCACTTCTCCAGGGCAAGACACCCTTTGAAAAGCTATTTAATAAAGTGTCAAATTAATCTCATTTACGAGTATTTGGTTGCTCGTGTTTCACGTCAACTCATCCTACCAAGCCCACCAAGTTTGATCCTCGTGCGACTAAGTGTCTTTTCCTAGGTTATCCTCACGGTCAAAAGGGTTACCGAGTCTATGACCTAACACAACACAAAGTCTTTGTCTCACGAGATGTCTTATTCTTTGAGGACACCTTCCCATTCCAGTCCATCCCTGATTCAACTTCTCAACCTGATGCGTCTATCTTTCAACCACAAACACAGTTGTCTTCTTTTGACATCGAACCAACAGTCCCATCTTCCTCCAACTCTAGAGTCCCAACACTtgaaaacactctaagagacaCCACTTCTGCTGCCAACTCACCAATTAATCCTATCACCGATTCTTCTACACCATCGGATCAACCCAATTCACAATCACCAGATTAGACTGCTTCATTGTCACCTGACCAACCTGTTTCTTCTCCACCACTTGACGTCCCTGCTTCATCTCCCACGATGGTTTCACCATCATCACCAACACGCTGGTCATCCCATCCTACCAAAACCCCAACATTTTTGCAGGACTTTCATGTTGAGTCACCCCTCCCTTCACGACCTGCACCATCATCTTCACCGAATTCAGGTACTGCTCATTCTCTTTCCCATGTCTTGTCCTATGATCGACTTTCACATAATCATAAAGTTTTCACTACTAAACTCACCATCCAGAAATAGCCTACCTCTTTTTCATAGGCAGTACAAGTCCCACAATGGAGAGAGGCCATGCACAAAGAAATTGAAGCTCTTCAAGCAAATCACACTTGGAGTTTAGTCCCTCTACGACCTCATAAACAACCCATCGGTTGCAAATGGGTTTACAAGATCAAGCTTAATCCAGATGGGACAGTTGAACGCTACAAGACACGGCTGGTTGCTAAGGGATACAGCTAAATTGAGGGAGTTGATTATCGTGAAACTTTTGCACCAGTAGCCAAATTGACAACGGTGTGAGTGCTTCTTAGTCTTACTGCTCTGCAAGGATGGCACTTGCATCAACTTGATGTCAACAATGCGTTTCTCAATGGTGATCTTTATGAGGAAGTGTACATGAAGATTCCTCCTAGGTTCGGACGAAAATGGGAGACTAGAGTTTGCAAGCTTCACAAATC encodes the following:
- the LOC133743051 gene encoding probable beta-D-xylosidase 2, yielding MASTTTTTTTASLCLFLLFILLQTTSSKAAGESPTSFACNPQDASTKDLPFCRVKLPIHVRVRDLIGRLTLQEKVKLLVNTAKAVPRLGIKDYEWWSEALHGVSNVGPGTKFGGEFPGATSFPQVITTAASFNASLWEAIGRVVSDEARAMYNGGMGGLTYWSPNVNVLRDPRWGRGQETPGEDPVVVGAYAASYVRGLQGNDGGGHQLKVAACCKHFTAYDLDNWHGVDRFHFNARVSKQDMEDTFDVPFRMCVQDGKVASVMCSYNQVNGVPTCADPNLLKKTVRAQWGLDGYIVSDCDSVGVFYDNQHYTSTPEEAAAAALKAGLDLDCGPFLGLHTEDAVKKGLLSEVDHIDLALANTLTVQMRLGMFDGSAHPYANLGPRDVCSPAHQQLALDAATQGIVLLKNRGPSLPLSTRRHRSVAVIGPNSDVTVTMIGNYAGVACGYTTPLQGIGKYTRTVHQQGCSDVACKDDTLFGAAIDAARQADATILVMGLDQSIEAEFRDRVGLLLPGRQQELISKVAASSKGPTILVLMSGGPVDVTFAKNDPRIAGIVWAGYPGQAGGQAIADIVFGISNPGGKLPMTWYPDEYLRNLEMTDMGMRSRPSKGYPGRTYRFYKGPIVYPFGHGLGYTKFVQTVASAPTVVAIVLDGHHTETSTSAGNGTSTRSFATAGKAIRVTHAKCSKLSLVVDVDVRNVGNRDGSHTLLVYSSPPSAAGHWVPHKQLVAFEKVHVLARTQQRVRFNIHVCKHLSVVDRSGIRRIPMGRHDLHIGDHVVHSFSVQASSLGLGIIKS
- the LOC133743052 gene encoding pentatricopeptide repeat-containing protein At5g14820, mitochondrial-like, which produces MSVFLRRRSKFSQQYPLFLRRHSQSDVYLHRRCRYRSAAEMGRSPGGQQKRGRGEQGFRPTGGSLPLPGLLNSPPHSNLHCSHGQIPFLLPHPTSLFTLQEKMLASSSSSIISSFSISIKPVGHLLPNRGFSSVTSDGEEEEDGGVENEGADPEEVDRVCKVIDELFALDRNMEAVLDQCGVELSHDLVVAVLRRFHHARKPAFRFFCWAGEKPGFEHDSTTYNSMMSILGKTRQFETMVSLLEEMGVKGLLTMETFVIAFKAFAAAKERKKAVGIFELMKYYKFKYGVDTVNCLLDTLGRAKLGKEMQVLFDKLKGRFTPNLQTYAVLLDGWCRVKNLMEAGKVWNEMIDKGFTPDIVTHNIMLGGLLRSHKRSDAIKLFEIMKAKGPSPNVRTYSILIQNFCKQKQMKEAIDFFDEMRESGCQPSVVVYTSLITGFGNQNKMEMVHGLLKAMKQDGCTPDGVTYNALIKLMTRQRMPDDAVRIYKKMIQNGVEPSIHTYVMIMKSYFQTRNYDMGRAVWDEMIEKGCCPDDNAYTVLIGGLICQGRTGEACKYLEEMIEKGMKIPQLDFNKFAADFSKAGKPDILVEMAQKMKLAGKFELSNVFARWAEMTKKKM